Part of the Cydia pomonella isolate Wapato2018A chromosome 5, ilCydPomo1, whole genome shotgun sequence genome is shown below.
aataaaatgaaatattaataggtatttttattatctTAACATTTCAcggttaaaatataatatttgaaatacacaaatatgtaatTACGATAGGTATAGCTATAGACAGTTAGACACAGattagaaagaaaaagaaaggtgcattcctaaaaaaatattcttacaaatacatcGAAATACGCCAAAAATACAATTATCCATAATTTATACGTTATTACATTTACTTCTATGTACATtagggttaaaaaaatatacatttttgtgccagtattttttctaagagggcagatttttatttgtttattttgtttttggatttTACGACAATCACACAATCGTCTTTTATCGAATGTTGGTTAAGTTTTCTTTATTGGCGTATCAATGATTAAGTTTAACTTGACTATAGTACTTGTTCTATAAAATGTATGTGAGAACATTGATTGGAACAAAACAATACATAGAAGATGCCCTTACACATTTTCACGTCAATTATACACCGTGACAAAATCTACAGTTACGAATAAACACATAGTTTGTTACATGCAAACAACATGGataaatcgtttataaaatatgaatgtGGATATCGCTGAAAGTTTTCAGAGATACTACCCTATTTGGCATTGACGATTCTCCAAACTTTGCGtactaatataaaataaataacagctGTAGTCTCGAGTATAAAGCAGACAGAgtatttaataaagaaatactTATCATAAACATTGACTTTTTAAGGCACTATCTATACACGCACTACGTGATATAAAAATACTAGAAATCAAGAAAAGCTTTCAGACACAACGTTCCTTCCGCCGTGTATAGATTGAGCCTAGCACAGTATCTAAAGAGAAATGGACTGAATGGTAAATGgcataaagtttaaaattgacTGATAAGTGGTTAGACCGAAGTTTCAGCTGATGTGCTGTTTTTCCTAgaatcacttttttttattccgcCACTCCAAGATTCCTTCCTCCTTACGATATCGCCCTGAAAACCGCCCAGAGGCCTCATACAATTAACTCGTAAATCTAACAGCTAAATCTAACATTAATAAagaatataggtacaataacgGTAAAAGTACTAACTgggcaaatatttttataaatagacACCAAAATCATGCAACAGATAAAATGATAGATAAAAGTGTAAAAGTGAAAGCGTAACATCAAGGATAAAAAGATATGAGGGATATGACCAGTGACTCTAATACAGTACTAgaagaaattaaaaatctacTTACATCATAAGTGTATCCGCGATTCTCCAATATTAACAAACTTTACCCTAGTTTCTACGACTTTAACATtcaataggaaaaaatatattttccttgTACAACTGAGTTTAATTCCTAAGAAAAACCATATTAAATCTAGACCAATAGGGATTTGAAACTCATGAATAATATTTGActagatattttctatgtagTGTCTACATTTCTTACACAACAACGACGTACAGTATAAGAACTTGCATGAGTAATTTTAAATCTACTAGAATAGGAATGTGCTCTACACATGCACGTATTTCACGAAAAATAATTCGCACCCTGCGTTCCCTGGTCGAATGATCATTCGTGATTGTGAACCAGGGTCCGTGCGTCATGCTATGCGTGTCCGAGTGACCAAACAAGACTAGCGTCATGCTCGGAGTTAGAATTTGGTGTCTTTGACGCACACCTTTACTGGAGGATCGTCTTCTTCTACTTCGTCCATGGTGGACAGCCGCCTTTCTATCTCCGATTGGAGGTCTTTGGACATCAGCTTTTTATGCTTATTGCTGGAATTGTTAAAGATATATAAAATCTATAATATTATACCCTTTAGTTCATAATTATTGCGTCATAAGATTAAAACCGACTATTTCAAGCTCAGGTTGGGAATAAACGTATTGGTACGTCGAATTGGTACTCCATGTTCAAATATTTTCTAGCCAGGTGTGAGGTAGTATTAACTAATGCATACTTACTTTTTCTTCCCTGTTTTGGGCTTAACACCATTTTTATTCTTCGTTTTATTATTAACGTCCTTCCAAATACCAGTCTTATTCACCTCCTCCGATATGTTAATCGACGTTAACGGTATATTCATGATATTACCATTTATGAGAGGAATTTGCAAATTTTCTTGATACGCCGGCGGATTACTCTTGCTCGgttcctaaaaataaaaattcagaaTATTGCGCATTCAAGACTAAAGTTTCAGCAATACAAAGACAAAGAGGGCTTACATATTCATCTGATACGAATGCTACTTACTTTTTACAACGTTCGTAAAACTATATACGTGAGGTGTAAGATGAAAACTTGCAGTGgacaaggaaagtaaaataatggCCAAAATAAAATGCAAGAGTAACATAACacgcaatttatttataaaacagcgCACTGGTTCTACATGGCGGGATGACTAAATAAACGAATGGTTCGCCAAAAAGGTGATAAGTTTAGTTCCGTCggcataattttaatatttttgtgacCCATCCCACCTCGTCTCCTAGCTCGCGTAACTCATCTTGGTTTCTTTTGGTCATTTCTGGCATGACGTCGTCCAGAATTTTCAGTTCGCGCCTGGTGAAAAGTAGGTCCAGACTTTTTCTGATGCCTATCATCACGACCAACATCAGTGGGAAAAGAATGGATGTTGAAGAGAATGACTTTATCACCCAAAGACAGATGAGGCAAGTGAGTTGAATAGCGGTGAAGAGATGTACGCGTCGTATGGGCACctgaaaattattgttagttaagtatgacatttaatttataagATGGATTGAAATATTCATCGAAAATTGTCCTTACTTGTCTCAAGAACATGTGATCCGGTTGATATTTCTGTGGcataaacattattaaaattctGTCGAAGAACTGAAGCCCCTTCAAGGATGCAACCCCCATATACAGAAATACTCCAAATAGAACAGGCATTGGTATATGTCTTAGAACTGGGGTCAGCACAACGGACAAACCAATAGTGAGGAATATGAGAATATGGGTAGCTCTTTGTTCTCTCACTCCTAAGAATTGTGGCTTCTCCCCTGGCGCGGCACATTCGGATTCAACTTTAAGTGAATTCACGTGGTTTATGCTTAGAACTGTGGCAGCAACAAACCAAGGCAGCCCCATGATTGAACAAATCTGAATCAAGATAGCCAGTACAAACAAGTCCAGATGATAGCCGCATCCCTTCTTTAGTTTATTTTCTTTCCTGTTAACGATGACGGACGTTATTTGCTGGTCCATAAAGATTAGTATAGTGCCTAATAAAGCTGGCAATATTGCTACTAGTGCCGACCAGACAGGATTCCCATTAAACGGAGTTATCACCCAGTTCCTTGACGGCAGCGTCGGTTTGAATTCGGAAGGTACTTCGAGTTTAGGCGTCTTTACGCCTACTTTGTAGTCCAGGAACGACATAGATAAAATGGCAATAATCACGGAAAAGTCGCTTATGATTTGCcgtacctaaaaaaaatttcacgTTAATGTGAAATCTCAAATACAGTTTAAGAATGCGAATATaggattattatttatgaaggCTGTTGttcctattttaataaaattgtttaatgaaatctaatattttgtatttacctTCGATGGAAAGAAGAGAGAGTTcttaaaatctttcagaattatTGATATTGTAAAGGTACCCAAGAACAAAATAATGGACATCAAGAAAACGTCTGGTACATAAACTTTTGTGTCGCATCCGCCGCCCGCCAAAGTTCCATTGTACAACTGAAAGAAAACAAATTGATAAAAGTGGGCCACTTTTACGAAGTCTTTAAGTGAGCAGACGTGAGCATGTGCTCAGAACTAATAATAAGGAGTGGCCATGACAACCCTTATTCGAATTAAATAGAGCAACTACCTGGCATGAGTCTTTATCAACTGTTGTCCAATTAAAATGCTGGGGAACTGCTGAGTAATTGCTAGGCAAACAGCAGCATTCGTAATTGAGAACCTCGTCGGGGCGTGTCTTTAAGGGGTATTTCTTACCGATGGAAATTACATTTTCTACAgcctaaaacaaaaataatgagtGAATAAAACGTTCTCACatatatcatttattattttcccTTGTGTCTGTTTCGTaccttgtaaataaaaataaatgcaatgaGTGTGGCGAAATTTTCTTCAGTAAACCTGGTGATGTAACAAACGAGGGCGCTGGCATCGATTGCCACTAATATAATCAAGATTATCGCCGTCCAAGTGCCAATACAAAATCTAAAGGACATATAGTCCCAATCGAGTTGTTTGCAAAATTCATACACTATTGTTTCAAATACCAACACAGGCCCCGTCGATCCCAGTATTGTTAAAGGCTGACCGGAAAATAACCCGTACCCTATTCCGCACACAAATCCAGAAACTAAGGATTCCATAGCAGCCATGTTTTTTCCAGTCGCTTCTCCTAATAATCCTCCAAAAGTTATAATAGGCGATAAGCAAGCGAAATAGAGGAAAATCCAGGAGGCTACGCATTGTATCGCTAACGCATCTTTAAAATCGGACCAGTACCAAGGCACTTTTCTTTTTAAATCATTGATTAGGCCTCCAAATAGTCTCCCTGTCCTAGACAAACCTGATTCCTCTCTTTGTCTTTGTTCCTCTTCTTCTTCGTCTAATTCTTCTTTAGGATTGTTTTCATTTGGACGTTTTCTGGGATCTTGGGATGGAATAGCAGCTGGAGGTTCTATACGAATAGTGGGATCCCATTCTCCGGGTGGCAATACTGTGACAGCATCTAGGAATTCATCTATTCCAGCCAGTAAGTGGTCACGTTTCTTTGCTCGGTATGCAACTTCATGGAAGATTTCATCTGACATAAGAGTTGCCATTGCTCGACCGATTTCGTGAAAACTGGAATTACTATTTGGTGGACCGAGTAGTACGAACATGAATCGTGTCGGGACGGGAACTTCAGTTAAATCACCCATAATTGTAGCTGATTTGAGTCTAACAAAAGCTGATAAAGTTTTTTCTAGGAAGTCAACTTCTCCGACCAGTATGTTCGAAGCCTCGGCACCAGGTGGTATCTTACGCATAAAATGCGTATTGCATTTATGATTTATGTCGCCATTAACTGGAAGGTCGCCGGAACTATGATTCCGAAGCATGGAAAGACTGCTTGGACTTTTTATCATCCCCTCTTCTTGTTGCGTTCCACCTGAAATATAGACAATAATTTACTAGAAGAAACTATTTTTGATACCCAATATATAaagatatatatacatacatttgctTAATCATACGTGCAATAAATcaattaatatcatatttttaagcattgtAGTACATAAATACTATGGAGACTGTGTTATTCTTAAATACAAAATCATGGCTGATGTTTCCACTAATATTGACGAACATCGACCAAATTATGTAAAAGAAGCAATACAACATAATCACATTTGACAAGTAgcaaaaataattgaagatgGTAAACAAATAAAAGACGAAAAACAAGGCTTAGAAGAACAACGATTGTAAGGAGAAGCGGTTACCCGCATTAGGGATGCCTAGAAAACGACTGAATTCTCCTTTGTGAGAGTGTCCATTTGACGAACTGCCTTCCTCGACTGTAATATAATACGAATGTTTTACTatagtacattaaaaaaaacgactCCATCTAGCCTAAACGtgaaaaatacaatacatatgtacAATATATAGATAGCTTCAAGTGCGAGCGTGCCGGTCTTATAGCGTGATTGGTGTCGAGTTGTCGAGCGTTACCAGCTCTCACGCCGCCTGACCTGGCACTGCTAGGTAGGAGCCTCTTGCGTCAGCTGCCTGCAGCAGAGCGGTGTTGGGAGATGA
Proteins encoded:
- the LOC133517602 gene encoding sodium bicarbonate cotransporter 3 isoform X8, whose amino-acid sequence is MVYRSVYFKDDGYRCARYSHLERPWNMETRTDDEEAPTDPAARKHTHHDYTEQDFEGHRAHTVFVGVHVPARRHSHRKHKHHHRNGEKDDRPVTPPAQRVQFILGEDVDDATLESHPLFSEMEELVKDGDELEWKETARWIKFEEDVEEGGNRWSKPHVATLSLHSLFELRSLILNGSVILDIEANCLEQVADTVLDHMVVDGCLGYDSRDKVKDALLRKHRHQHEKRNHNNMSRLPLIRSLADIGKNHSSCKNFQDGGSRRSSSSCRSTSSPNTALLQAADARGSYLAVPGGTQQEEGMIKSPSSLSMLRNHSSGDLPVNGDINHKCNTHFMRKIPPGAEASNILVGEVDFLEKTLSAFVRLKSATIMGDLTEVPVPTRFMFVLLGPPNSNSSFHEIGRAMATLMSDEIFHEVAYRAKKRDHLLAGIDEFLDAVTVLPPGEWDPTIRIEPPAAIPSQDPRKRPNENNPKEELDEEEEEQRQREESGLSRTGRLFGGLINDLKRKVPWYWSDFKDALAIQCVASWIFLYFACLSPIITFGGLLGEATGKNMAAMESLVSGFVCGIGYGLFSGQPLTILGSTGPVLVFETIVYEFCKQLDWDYMSFRFCIGTWTAIILIILVAIDASALVCYITRFTEENFATLIAFIFIYKAVENVISIGKKYPLKTRPDEVLNYECCCLPSNYSAVPQHFNWTTVDKDSCQLYNGTLAGGGCDTKVYVPDVFLMSIILFLGTFTISIILKDFKNSLFFPSKVRQIISDFSVIIAILSMSFLDYKVGVKTPKLEVPSEFKPTLPSRNWVITPFNGNPVWSALVAILPALLGTILIFMDQQITSVIVNRKENKLKKGCGYHLDLFVLAILIQICSIMGLPWFVAATVLSINHVNSLKVESECAAPGEKPQFLGVREQRATHILIFLTIGLSVVLTPVLRHIPMPVLFGVFLYMGVASLKGLQFFDRILIMFMPQKYQPDHMFLRQVPIRRVHLFTAIQLTCLICLWVIKSFSSTSILFPLMLVVMIGIRKSLDLLFTRRELKILDDVMPEMTKRNQDELRELGDEVGWVTKILKLCRRN